ATCAACTTCAATTTTCTCAATAGTGCTACCCCAGGTCATTATGCGATTTGAGAGCACCTCATTTAAATTAAGACCTTCATTATCTATTTTTTCCAGCATTTTTGATAACATTGAGAGAAGCACATCTGTGTAGGATATATCATTTATATCCATAATATCAAACGCTGAGTAATGAACGATAAAAAACCCATCACTTAATTTTGAGATTAACCTGTGGAGTGCCGTGGTTTTTCCAGAACCCCTATGCCCCGTAAATAATATTTTTATCGGTTCTCTGGTTTTTAAACTTAACTCTAACCTTGTTTTTAATTCATTGATGTTTGATTCACTGTGTTCAATTTCAACATAGTATTTTTGAAAAAATTCTCTACTGAAAGTAGTTTTAGGATCAAATAAATAATAAACATCCTCCAGTGAAGTTCCAGGCAATTAAATCATCTCAACCTTAAAATAGTTAATTCAGTGTATTAATCTTTTGTAAAATTCTAATAATTAAACCGTTTCAAGAAATCGGTAATTTCAAATAACACTACTTAACATATCTCCATATATCAAGATCAGAGTAATATCGCAATTGATCTTTTGATGTTCTCGATTGGAGGAAGCGCCCATCTTGGCTCATATACAATAATTGACCGTCAAGATTGGAAGGTCCAATAGAAATCTTGATTTTTTATTTATCATACTGGAATGATTAGAGGATGGTAACGATCTGTTATTTCATTCTCACCTGCTTTCAATGTGGGGCTTTTGATCCCTGTGAGAACCGCCATGATCCGCACTCTGCCAGTAAGAGAGCTGTCCACCCTGGCACCCCATAAAACTCGTTTGGTAGGCACTTTATCCAGGATACGCTCGCCCGCAACTGCAACCTCTTCAAGTGTCATATCTTCACCGCCCGCGATATGGATCAATACACCATAAGTTGCTGAAATATCCGAGATATCTAGCAGGGGAACTGCCAGAGCATGACTGACTGCTTTAGTAATACGGTTTTCACCGTCGCCCTCACCTATACCTATAGCACCTATTCCTCCCTGCTCTGTCACGGTTCTCAGATCGGCAAAGTTGAGATTGACAATGCTTGGCTGAGTAATGGTTTCGGTAATATTCCTGACAAAATCCCCAACAAGGGCATTGGCAACTGACAGAGCATCGTTTAGAGGTAGGTCCCCGGCGATCTCACTGAGTTTGATGTTATCGATTACTATGGTAGAATCGCAACATTCTGTGAGAGCTTTTATCGCCTCCCTTGCCTTTTCCCTTCGCGCCGTCTCTAGCTTGAAAGGGATTGTTACACATGCGATGGTTAGTATTCCAAGTTCCCTTGCAACTCCCGCAACTACAGGTATTGCGCCTGAGCCAGTGCCTCCTCCCATTCCAGCTACCAGGAATAACAGGTTTACATCCTGAAGAACTGCCTTTATTTCAGGCAGATTTTCCTTGGTTGCCTCTGCTCCCATCTCAGGGGAGCCCCCGCATCCATACCCTTTGCATAATTTTTTTCCAAGCAAAATAAGCTTATCCGCCTTTCTTATCGTGGCAAGATGATTAATATCAGTATTAGCTGCTATGATTCTGCCACCTGCCATTCCCTTCTGTGAGATCCTCGTTATTATATTGCAGCCGGCACCCCCAAGACCTATTACCGCTATTGAGGGTTTTGCGGCTTTTACCATTTTACTTAAGTCAGCTGTCAAATTTGGTGCCTCTCTTTGTGCAATTAGCAAAAAACGTTGCTACTCCCATATTGTCACCAATTCGTAACATGAAGCATCCAGTACTAAAACTTTGTTATGCGATTCTTTTTCGCTCTTGTTATGGGATTTAAGCAGTTTAGAGGGTTGGGGATTGATATGGTCTACCCCTTGGCAAGCCATTTAAAACTTCTCTGCCCCAAACCTCAACCTGTTATTTTTTCACTACGATTGCACAGGTTTACATATTTCTCTCAATCGTATTGAGCACCACTTGGCTGTTCTGCCTTGCGTGCTCTCAGTTTTGCATAGAACTCTTTCTGTCTCTCTCGTTCGGCATCGGTGACTTCAGGTTTCTTCACTTTTTTAGCACCTTCTGCCAGGTCCATTGCGCTTTCCAGTCCGACCATTGTTTTTCACCTCCTTTTTATTTAATTCATCATATTTATTCTACTATTTTCAACATGATTTTTTCATTTGAAACTCCTCGTCGGGGGGTATTACAATAACCCTCCCTTTTCCCTTTTCCCTTTAACAATGACTTCCGATGGATTATAATTCTCTTGTAGTATAAATACCTGTTGCATTACTGAAATTATATTAAAAAGTAATTGTTTTCACAAATTAAATTTGACTTTGACGTTCAACGAATGGTATGCAGGACAGCGAAGATTCTTTCCGAATGAAAAAATCGGAAATTTCAAATAACATCACTTAACATATCTCCATATATCAAAATCATCCGGAGTCAAATCTATGCCCCGTCTTCCCCCAAACCAGCGCCTGACAACAAATTTCCCTGTCCTTCATTTCGGAAAAGTACCGGAATTCGATAGCAAAACATGGGATTTCCATGTTGAAGGGCTTGTTGAAAATCCAGTAAAGCTGACATACGATGAGTTGCTCGCGCTTGAAAAAACAGTGGATGTCAGCGACTTTCATTGTGTGACAGGATGGAGTCGGTTTGATAATAAATGGGAGGGCATTCGATTCAGTGACCTGGCAAAACTCGTAAGACCAAAAAGCAATGCGCGGTTCGCTACGATTGAGGCTGAGGGTGGATATACAACCAGCCTTGCACTTTCTGAACTCATGCAGCCTGATGTCATTCTTGCATACAATTTTGATGGAAAGCCGCTTGAAGCATTGCACGGCGGGCCGCTTCGGCTTGTCGTCCCGAAAAAATACGCATACAAGTGCGCCAAATGGGTGAGGAAAATTGTGTTTACGGAAGAAAAGGACTTGGGTTTCTGGGAGCAAAGGGGTTACAGCGACAGCGCAGACCCGTGGAAAGAGGAGAGGTATTCGTATTAGTGCCAATCCGAAAAATCAATAAATAGTATATCTCCGAATGAATCACAGAGTGTTGATGGATATTCAGGCTTTACTTGCCTGTAAGGTTGATGTGGTTACAGAAAGGGGCTTACGACCCCGGAAGTGAGTCCAACGGGGTCTAAGACCGCAGCATGATACCAAACGGGGACTATGGGAACCCGGGACCCGGTATGCTTTCCCGCAAGGAATATGCTATATCAAGCCTATGAACGGTAAGATACTGCAGATAGCATACTGGGAGTCGGATCAGTTCGTAGTACTGCTGAAGCAGGGTAATGCCTGTGGAGGGAAGGGACTGACAGAAGCACGATTGACATCAGGGGCACATCTGCCGCACTAGAGGTGGGAATAGATGACAACAGAACTGGTGTCTAAGACTCTACAAACTATACTTTGCGATAAAACCCGAAAAGGCAAATTCAAGCTTGGGCATTACCAGTATTATGGAATGCGCGCGGATCGGATTATCCGTGTAAATGTTAAATTTCAAGTTCAGTACGGTCAACGAATAAGGGGTTTAGCTGCCTATTTGCATGATTATCAGCTTATTCCCTATGATCGATGTTGTCAGTTATTAATGGATGTTTGTGGTTTTGAAAATGAAGCCAAAAAGTTATTGAGTCAATCTCCAGTTATCCATTTTGACCAATTTTTTAGGATGAACGGAATATGTTATGGGACAATTTGGGGGTCTGAATAGTCACATTTTTTTAATCTTATGATTTTTTTAATCCCAACATAATAAAAAGGTTCTGTTTTCATTTCGTTATATATATAAGCTATAAAACCAATTCAAAGCAGGGTGCCTTAATGAAAACATGTATAATGTGTGGTGGCGAGGGAACAAGGCTTCGTCCGCTTACTTTTGACCGGCCAAAGCCGATGATTCCGCTATTGAACAAACCATCTTTAGTTCATCTTGTGGAACATCTGGCTATTGAGGGTTTCAACGATATCGTGCTTACACTGGGTTATCTGGGTGGGGAAATTGAAGCCGCATTGGGAGATGGGAGTATGTACGGCGTGCATGTCGAATACGTCCATGAGCAGGAAAAACTGGGGACAGCAGGAGGAGTAAAGAACGCTGAAAAGCTGTTTGAAGGTGAGCCATTCATGGTAGTTGGAGGCGACCACGTAATGGATCTTGAACTTCGCGAATTTGTCCGTTTCCATGAAAAAAACGATTCACCTGTTACAATAGGCCTTATTCCGATCGATGATCCGCGCGATTATGGTATAGCGGATCTTGATGTTAATAACAGGATCAACAGGTTTTTTGAAAAACCGGGGCCTGGAGAGATATTTAGCAATCTTGCAAGTACCGGTATTTACGTTTGTGACCCGGAGATAATGAAATGGATCCCTCAAAAGAAATACGATTTTGCAAAAGACCTTTTCCCGGATATTATGAAAAAAGGTGAGAACATCAATGGTTTCCTTGTGCACGGCAAGTGGACGGATATCGGGAACCCGCAGGCTTACAGGGAAGCATGCAGATGGATGCTGGAACAGATGCCGGGCACAAAAATTTCAGGAAGACTGAATATCAAAGATGCAAGAGTAACAGGGCCAATTGAAATAGGGCATGATGTGTCGCTCGGTTCAAATTCCTCCATTGTAGGCCCTATAGTGATCGGGGAAAACACAATTATCGGGGATAATGTCCTGATAGGCCCCTACACATCGATAGGCTCAAACTGCAAAATCGGAAATAATTCAAGGATACTCTCTTCATATATATTTAATGGTGTTGAGATCGGCGCAAATACTGCGGTTTCCAGCGCTATTATTGATAATTCTACCAGGATAAAAGATTCGTGTATACTCGAAACAGGTACTGTTATCGGCCCCAGAGTTATTATCGGGGAAGAAGTGACGGTAAATTCAATGGTCAGGGTATGGCCTGAAGTCAGGGTAAAAAATGGAACTAAAGTAGACGAGAACCTCGGGAATGAGGATTTTGGAAATAATATTAAGGGTTCCTAAGTCTCTATTATTTTCACAGTCCCGTCTTTTTTCCCGATATATACTACATCTACATTTGTGAATATACCATGTTCCACAATTCCTGTGCAATACGAAAGCTCTTTATTTAATGATACAGGGTCATTGATTTTCCCGAAATCCGCATCCATTATGAAATTCCCGTTATCCGAGATGACCGGGCCATCCTTATTGACGCCCATACGTACCTGCGTTTTTCCATCGAGTTTTGCCACATTCTTTTCAACGAGTTTGCGCGCCGCTGGTATGACTTCAAGTGGAACCGGATGACTCAGCACATCAGCCATTTTTGATTCATCAACGATTACAACGAACTTTTTTGCGGATTCAGCAACAATTTTTTCACGTGTATGCGCTGCTCCGCCGCCTTTAATCGCTATGAAATTTGCGACCTGGTCCGCGCCATCAATATCAATATCAAGAACAGGATGCTCATCAAGCGTAGTGAGCTGGATACCGTTCTCAGTTGCCAGAAATGCCGACTGGTATGACGTGGGGACACCAAGGATATCCAGGCCATCGGCAACGCGTCTTCCCAGTTCTTTTATCGCATAGGCAGTTGTGGAGCCTGTACCAAGCCCCACTATCATATTGTTTTTTACAAGCCGGGCTGCATGTTCTCCGACGGCCTGCTTGGGATTTTGAGTGCAATTTTTCATGATGGGGACTTTAATAGGTTCAAATTTATTTAAGGTTTGGCATAGACCAGGTATCAATTTGTTTTATTAAACACCATGATTTGCATAAATGATAATAACAAGCTGCTACATCAATTAACTATTATGATTCCGCTTCACTGTTATCATGCCAACCAGTGCGACCCCAGGAAATGCACCGGCAGAAAGCTTGCAAGGTTTGACTTTGCAAAGCTCCACAAAAACCCAGGAACACTTCCCAGGCAAGCGATATTCCTCGACCCCTTTGCCGAGCAGGCGCTGTCACCTGCCGACAATACAAAGAATGGGATCGTAGTTCTTGATTGCTCATGGGTGGAAGTGGAACGCGTGTTCCCGATCCTCCAGAAACTTATGATGATACACCGTGCCCTTCCGTTCCTGCTTGCGGCAAATGCAGTGAATTTCGGGAAGCCTTTTAAATTAAGCACTGTGGAAGCTTTTGCTGCCGCGCTTTATATACTCGGCGAAAAGGAACAGGCTGCGCTCATTCTTAATAAATTCAAATGGGGCCCCATATTCATTGAATTGAACCTCGAACCTCTTGAGAGATACTCACAAGCAAGGGATAGCACAGAGGTTGTAAAAATCCAGAGTGATTATTTAGGTTAATGACTTATTATTGGCAAATAAGAAGAAAGAGGAGATGATTTAAATTATCTTCTCAATCCATTGTTCTTTAACAGGGCAACAAGCATTGTTATTGCAAAGACTGCAATTATTGCCTCAAATCCCGGTGTTTCTTTTGGTACCGGAGTTGAGGAGGGCTTTACCGGTGCTAAGTCTGCTGTGGTTTTCTCAACTACTTCCGTTGGCACAACCTCAGCTTTCATTGTAGTTATTGCGAAGCTTCCGAAGCTATCTGTGTTTGCCTCATAGAAGGTATACATATCATCCTCCTTTATTTCTGAGGTCACAAGATCGATCCATTTGCTGCCATCCCATCTAACCATTCTCAAATCGTTACCTGCATTCGCGATCCAGGTGTTCTCAACTCTGAATCTTATCTGTCCCTCTTCGATATTCTTACTGCTGGCCCAGACGTTCAAATTCTTATATACGGTTCCCGATAAGGCTGTTATTCCAGGGTTCTTTGTTGGACCTTTAAGAGCCTCAACTTTCAAAGCCATATTCTTTTCAGTCTCTTTGCCAGTAACAGCGATTTCGTATATACTGAGTTCAGGGATTTTAAACGTAAATAATACTGGGGTGTTTAATATAAGGTACTTTTCATTCATATCTGAGCGATCTATATTGTCATATGGCTCTGCTGATACTACCCCACCACCTATACCTCCATCACTGCTGCTGCTGCTTTGAGTTTCAGTAGTTGTTATGATGGCTGCATTTACTGTTACGGATATAATTTCAATATCAATTCCACCGTAAATATCGCTTGAACTGAATTCCCATATGTAAGTTCCAACATCACTGCTATTGGTTGACCAGGTAAATTCACCTGTCAGTGGGTCGATTGAACCTTTTGTTGCATTTGTTCCATATGTTATTGTGTCGCCATCAGCATCCGCAGCACTGACCGTGAAATTAAGCAAGTTACCGGCAGTTACGGTTTTATCCGATATTCCTGCCTGGACAGGTATATTGTTACTAATTTGTATTGCACTGGTTAAAGGAACTGGATTTAATGATCCTGTGCCCGAACTGTTGAATGCATAAACCGAAATGTTGCTCCAGCCGTGCGGGCCAGGTGTTGAATTGTAATAAGTGACAGCACTTCCGTTGTTCCATAAACCATTGACAATGACATTATAGCTGTCTGTTACATTACCAGGTCCTGAAGACCAGGTATAATTGATCCAGAAGTTGCCCTGTGAACTGGATATACTTACTGGTGATGGTGGCAGGTAGGTTTCTGCTGCGTTTACTGTTACGGTTATTATTTCAGTATCAATTCCACCGTAAATATCGCCTGAACTGAATTCCCATATGTAAGTTCCAACGTCACTGCTATTGGTTGACCAGGTAAATTCACCTGTCAATGGGTCGATTGAACCTTTTGTTGCGTTTGTTGCATATGT
This region of Candidatus Methanoperedens sp. genomic DNA includes:
- the ftsZ gene encoding cell division protein FtsZ produces the protein MTADLSKMVKAAKPSIAVIGLGGAGCNIITRISQKGMAGGRIIAANTDINHLATIRKADKLILLGKKLCKGYGCGGSPEMGAEATKENLPEIKAVLQDVNLLFLVAGMGGGTGSGAIPVVAGVARELGILTIACVTIPFKLETARREKAREAIKALTECCDSTIVIDNIKLSEIAGDLPLNDALSVANALVGDFVRNITETITQPSIVNLNFADLRTVTEQGGIGAIGIGEGDGENRITKAVSHALAVPLLDISDISATYGVLIHIAGGEDMTLEEVAVAGERILDKVPTKRVLWGARVDSSLTGRVRIMAVLTGIKSPTLKAGENEITDRYHPLIIPV
- a CDS encoding sulfite oxidase-like oxidoreductase, translating into MPRLPPNQRLTTNFPVLHFGKVPEFDSKTWDFHVEGLVENPVKLTYDELLALEKTVDVSDFHCVTGWSRFDNKWEGIRFSDLAKLVRPKSNARFATIEAEGGYTTSLALSELMQPDVILAYNFDGKPLEALHGGPLRLVVPKKYAYKCAKWVRKIVFTEEKDLGFWEQRGYSDSADPWKEERYSY
- a CDS encoding NDP-sugar synthase; the encoded protein is MKTCIMCGGEGTRLRPLTFDRPKPMIPLLNKPSLVHLVEHLAIEGFNDIVLTLGYLGGEIEAALGDGSMYGVHVEYVHEQEKLGTAGGVKNAEKLFEGEPFMVVGGDHVMDLELREFVRFHEKNDSPVTIGLIPIDDPRDYGIADLDVNNRINRFFEKPGPGEIFSNLASTGIYVCDPEIMKWIPQKKYDFAKDLFPDIMKKGENINGFLVHGKWTDIGNPQAYREACRWMLEQMPGTKISGRLNIKDARVTGPIEIGHDVSLGSNSSIVGPIVIGENTIIGDNVLIGPYTSIGSNCKIGNNSRILSSYIFNGVEIGANTAVSSAIIDNSTRIKDSCILETGTVIGPRVIIGEEVTVNSMVRVWPEVRVKNGTKVDENLGNEDFGNNIKGS
- the rpiA gene encoding ribose-5-phosphate isomerase RpiA; its protein translation is MKNCTQNPKQAVGEHAARLVKNNMIVGLGTGSTTAYAIKELGRRVADGLDILGVPTSYQSAFLATENGIQLTTLDEHPVLDIDIDGADQVANFIAIKGGGAAHTREKIVAESAKKFVVIVDESKMADVLSHPVPLEVIPAARKLVEKNVAKLDGKTQVRMGVNKDGPVISDNGNFIMDADFGKINDPVSLNKELSYCTGIVEHGIFTNVDVVYIGKKDGTVKIIET
- a CDS encoding DUF367 family protein yields the protein MIPLHCYHANQCDPRKCTGRKLARFDFAKLHKNPGTLPRQAIFLDPFAEQALSPADNTKNGIVVLDCSWVEVERVFPILQKLMMIHRALPFLLAANAVNFGKPFKLSTVEAFAAALYILGEKEQAALILNKFKWGPIFIELNLEPLERYSQARDSTEVVKIQSDYLG
- a CDS encoding PGF-pre-PGF domain-containing protein, whose amino-acid sequence is MSSITDPQTATGNFWINNTWVNPGFVDFNHTMFKFANDSVYMNVSNTTNFMNITYPPHYTQNLSAQTVDTSGNVDSIKVWFNASIQNNIPVQAGISDKTVTAGNWLNFTVSATDADGDTITYATNATKGSIDPLTGEFTWSTNSSDVGTYIWEFSSGDIYGGIDTEIITVTVNAAETYLPPSPVSISSSQGNFWINYTWSSGPGNVTDSYNVIVNGLWNNGSAVTYYNSTPGPHGWSNISVYAFNSSGTGSLNPVPLTSAIQISNNIPVQAGISDKTVTAGNLLNFTVSAADADGDTITYGTNATKGSIDPLTGEFTWSTNSSDVGTYIWEFSSSDIYGGIDIEIISVTVNAAIITTTETQSSSSSDGGIGGGVVSAEPYDNIDRSDMNEKYLILNTPVLFTFKIPELSIYEIAVTGKETEKNMALKVEALKGPTKNPGITALSGTVYKNLNVWASSKNIEEGQIRFRVENTWIANAGNDLRMVRWDGSKWIDLVTSEIKEDDMYTFYEANTDSFGSFAITTMKAEVVPTEVVEKTTADLAPVKPSSTPVPKETPGFEAIIAVFAITMLVALLKNNGLRR